From the genome of Cellulosilyticum sp. I15G10I2, one region includes:
- a CDS encoding YerC/YecD family TrpR-related protein: MNSKIKDDLTDKLFEAILTLDTVEECYAFFEDICTVHEIKSLAQRLEVAKMLQDKRTYIEIQQVTGASTATISRVNRCLSYGSDGYKVVLDRVKK, from the coding sequence ATGAACTCAAAGATTAAAGATGATTTAACGGATAAGTTATTTGAGGCTATTTTAACACTGGATACAGTAGAAGAATGTTATGCTTTTTTTGAAGATATATGTACAGTTCATGAAATTAAGTCCCTTGCACAACGGTTGGAAGTCGCTAAGATGTTACAAGACAAAAGGACTTATATAGAAATCCAACAGGTGACTGGCGCTTCAACAGCGACTATCAGCAGAGTTAATCGATGTCTGAGCTATGGTTCAGATGGGTATAAAGTCGTGCTAGACAGAGTGAAAAAATAA
- a CDS encoding MATE family efflux transporter, with the protein MDRQKELSEQSIIKLLVKYSIPAIIGMLVNALYNVVDRMFIGNIPGIGALAITGVGITMPIITIILAFALLISAGATASISIKLGQGKRDEAEVILGNAVSLSVLIGFILTILGIIFSGQLLMLFGGSENTIQYGITYIHIFLLGTTINLVGFALNHIMRADGSPKMAAIVMVSGCLLNIVLDALFIFVLGMGIAGAAAATIISQILTAILGIIYFTKGKSHLKIKKQNLKITLPCIKPILAIGSAPFMMQIAISLVQIITNNTLKATGEEIAIGAMTAIMSIMMLILMPLFGINQGAQPIIGYNYGAKNYQRSKKALLFSVLGGTIILIVGFIIIETMPNTLIRLFDGEGAMIDIAVPGLRIYASTMPILAVSIVGSNYFQAIGKAGIAMFLSLLRQVIVLIPMLFMLSSVWGLTGVWLAQPVSDIICTGVIAGFLLKEFNTYKASTQSMELESV; encoded by the coding sequence ATGGATAGACAAAAAGAATTAAGTGAACAGTCAATTATTAAATTACTTGTTAAATATTCTATTCCTGCCATTATAGGGATGTTAGTTAACGCTTTATATAATGTAGTAGATAGAATGTTTATAGGCAACATACCAGGAATAGGGGCACTTGCTATTACTGGTGTTGGGATTACTATGCCTATTATTACAATCATTCTAGCCTTTGCGTTACTTATAAGTGCAGGTGCAACTGCGAGTATATCTATCAAACTAGGACAAGGAAAAAGGGATGAGGCTGAGGTTATTCTGGGAAATGCAGTAAGCCTTTCGGTCCTAATAGGTTTTATATTAACAATACTAGGTATCATTTTCTCAGGACAGCTCCTTATGTTATTTGGTGGCAGCGAAAATACTATTCAATATGGTATAACGTATATTCATATTTTTTTACTAGGCACAACAATTAATCTAGTTGGATTTGCACTTAATCATATTATGAGAGCAGATGGCAGTCCAAAGATGGCAGCAATTGTTATGGTATCAGGATGTTTGCTGAATATTGTATTAGATGCCCTTTTTATTTTTGTACTTGGTATGGGGATTGCAGGTGCAGCCGCTGCAACAATTATTTCACAAATCCTTACAGCAATCTTAGGCATTATATACTTTACAAAAGGAAAATCTCACTTAAAGATTAAAAAACAGAATCTTAAAATAACGCTACCTTGTATCAAACCTATTTTAGCAATAGGAAGTGCTCCTTTTATGATGCAGATAGCTATAAGCTTAGTACAGATTATAACGAATAATACTTTGAAGGCTACAGGAGAAGAGATTGCCATAGGAGCTATGACGGCAATCATGTCTATTATGATGCTGATCTTAATGCCTCTATTTGGTATTAACCAAGGCGCACAACCTATTATAGGGTATAACTATGGGGCAAAGAATTATCAAAGGTCAAAGAAAGCATTACTTTTTTCAGTACTCGGAGGAACCATTATTTTAATAGTTGGTTTTATTATTATAGAAACCATGCCGAATACCCTTATTAGATTATTTGATGGAGAGGGTGCTATGATAGATATAGCTGTTCCAGGACTACGCATTTATGCTTCAACAATGCCCATTTTAGCAGTTTCTATTGTAGGATCTAATTACTTTCAAGCTATAGGTAAAGCTGGCATTGCAATGTTTTTAAGCTTGTTAAGACAAGTTATTGTTCTTATCCCTATGTTGTTTATGCTCTCAAGTGTATGGGGGCTAACTGGGGTGTGGCTTGCACAGCCAGTAAGTGATATTATTTGTACAGGCGTCATAGCAGGCTTTCTTTTGAAAGAATTTAATACATATAAAGCATCAACACAATCTATGGAATTAGAATCTGTTTAG
- a CDS encoding phosphatase — MKILADTHVHTLASGHAYSTVDEIIREASRKGTKLVAITDHTSGMPGGAHDFHFMNLRAIPEEIYGVKVLRGAEINIIDYEGNVDAQEEIMNEVDMVIASLHPPCIAFAKKEAVTSCIEKVMQNPLIHIIGHPGDARYPLDFERIVKMSKETGTLLEINNASLKPSSFRPGVRESLIEMLHYCIKYQTHVVVGSDAHIAYDVGEFKESYNLLQELNFPKELVINTDVEALLTFISKKRLK, encoded by the coding sequence ATGAAAATTTTAGCAGATACGCACGTCCATACCCTAGCAAGCGGTCATGCTTACAGTACAGTAGATGAAATAATAAGAGAAGCCAGTAGAAAAGGTACGAAGCTTGTTGCCATTACGGACCATACAAGTGGAATGCCGGGAGGAGCCCATGATTTTCATTTTATGAATCTACGGGCAATACCGGAAGAAATATATGGTGTAAAAGTCCTTAGAGGCGCAGAAATTAATATTATCGATTATGAAGGCAATGTAGATGCCCAAGAAGAGATTATGAATGAAGTAGATATGGTGATTGCAAGTCTTCATCCGCCATGTATTGCTTTTGCAAAAAAAGAGGCAGTTACAAGCTGTATTGAAAAGGTTATGCAAAATCCTTTAATCCATATTATAGGGCATCCTGGAGACGCTAGATATCCACTGGATTTTGAAAGAATTGTGAAAATGTCTAAAGAAACAGGCACACTCCTTGAGATTAATAACGCTTCACTCAAACCATCAAGTTTCAGACCCGGGGTTAGGGAAAGCTTGATTGAAATGCTGCATTATTGTATAAAATACCAAACACATGTTGTAGTAGGTTCTGATGCGCACATTGCTTATGATGTAGGAGAATTTAAGGAATCTTATAATTTGCTTCAAGAACTGAACTTTCCAAAAGAACTAGTTATAAATACTGATGTAGAAGCACTTCTTACATTTATTTCAAAAAAGCGATTGAAATAA
- the pcrA gene encoding DNA helicase PcrA: protein MDFTKGLNDMQKEAVLHTEGPLLILAGAGSGKTRVLTHRIAHLVENKGVAPWSVLAITFTNKAAKEMKERVAALIGEEMADDMWVSTFHAMCVRILRRYSEKLGYGRYFTIYDTADQKSLLKDILKLLNVNEKNFPVGTVLGAISSKKNELITTDMATKRAAEDYREKIIAQVYAAYQKKLKDNNAMDFDDLLMNAYLLLRDHADVLNYYQNKFKYILVDEYQDTNGAQYQLVEMLAKAHHNLCVVGDDDQSIYGWRGADISNILDFEKDFAATTVIKLEQNYRSTKNILEAANRVVAYNKGRKPKKLWTDNEDGQTITIVPATNEYREAEAIAKNIVKSIEEGERDYREFAILYRTNAQSRVLEEKMVENSIPYRLLGGTRFYERKEIKDLVSYLKVVANIKDDVAIKRIINVPKRGVGAASVNTLTDYALRQNMDFFEAARLSKELGILGNGPSQKVLSFAVLIEELQQAAASNNIQALLELIIEKTDYLNYIRQTEAETAEDRLRNIEELIAKTMHYMSHAEEPRLDEFLEEVALVADIDNYDEDSNSVVLMTLHSAKGLEFPVVFMPGVEEGLFPSYMSLTEGDDKLEEERRLCYVGITRAREKLYILHAEQRTLFGRTQYSLPSRFIRELGRGESRLQKSQEDSKSLRTFETKSANEKKTFVTKEIPKPTMPSFRSKGPIGHNLGHAPSKIENLPQPILDFTEGDIVKHKMFGQGTIKQIDKIKDDVFVTISFQSGEIRQLSTRFAKLQKL from the coding sequence ATGGATTTTACTAAAGGATTAAATGATATGCAAAAAGAGGCTGTACTTCATACAGAAGGACCACTTCTTATATTGGCAGGAGCAGGCTCAGGCAAAACAAGGGTTCTAACTCATCGTATTGCCCATTTAGTAGAAAATAAAGGCGTAGCACCATGGTCAGTTCTTGCCATTACTTTTACGAATAAAGCAGCAAAAGAAATGAAAGAAAGAGTAGCTGCTTTAATTGGAGAAGAAATGGCCGATGATATGTGGGTTAGTACTTTCCATGCAATGTGCGTACGTATTTTAAGAAGATATTCAGAAAAGCTAGGATATGGCAGATATTTCACTATTTATGACACCGCTGATCAAAAATCTCTTTTAAAAGATATCCTAAAGCTTCTTAATGTTAATGAAAAAAATTTCCCAGTAGGTACAGTATTAGGCGCCATAAGCAGTAAAAAAAATGAACTTATTACAACAGATATGGCCACAAAAAGAGCAGCTGAGGATTATAGAGAAAAGATTATAGCCCAAGTTTATGCAGCTTATCAGAAAAAATTAAAGGATAATAATGCGATGGACTTTGACGATCTTTTAATGAATGCTTATTTACTCCTAAGAGATCACGCGGACGTACTTAACTATTATCAAAATAAATTTAAATATATCTTAGTAGATGAATATCAAGATACAAACGGTGCACAGTATCAGCTCGTAGAAATGTTGGCAAAGGCGCATCATAATCTTTGTGTAGTGGGAGATGATGATCAGTCTATTTATGGCTGGAGAGGAGCGGATATCAGCAATATACTGGACTTTGAGAAAGATTTTGCAGCAACAACAGTCATTAAACTTGAACAAAATTATCGTTCCACTAAAAACATATTAGAGGCTGCAAATCGAGTAGTTGCCTACAATAAAGGGAGAAAACCTAAAAAACTTTGGACAGATAACGAAGACGGTCAAACGATTACTATAGTACCAGCAACTAATGAATATAGAGAAGCGGAAGCTATTGCAAAAAACATCGTAAAGAGTATTGAAGAAGGAGAAAGAGATTATAGAGAATTTGCTATTTTATACCGTACTAATGCGCAGTCCCGTGTGCTTGAGGAAAAAATGGTAGAAAACTCTATACCCTATAGACTTCTTGGCGGAACAAGATTCTATGAGAGAAAAGAAATTAAAGACTTAGTCAGCTACCTTAAAGTGGTGGCGAACATAAAAGATGATGTGGCTATAAAACGTATTATTAATGTTCCCAAAAGAGGGGTAGGGGCAGCTAGTGTTAATACCCTGACTGATTATGCCCTAAGACAAAACATGGATTTTTTTGAAGCAGCCAGACTTTCAAAAGAACTTGGTATACTAGGGAATGGGCCTAGTCAAAAAGTTTTAAGCTTTGCAGTACTTATAGAAGAGTTACAGCAAGCTGCAGCTTCAAACAATATCCAAGCGTTACTTGAACTCATTATAGAAAAAACTGATTATTTAAACTACATTCGTCAAACAGAAGCTGAAACGGCAGAAGATCGTTTAAGAAATATCGAGGAGCTTATTGCAAAGACGATGCATTATATGAGCCATGCCGAGGAGCCTAGATTAGATGAATTTTTAGAAGAAGTTGCACTTGTAGCAGATATTGATAATTACGATGAAGATAGTAACTCGGTAGTACTTATGACGCTACATAGTGCCAAAGGACTTGAGTTTCCTGTCGTGTTTATGCCAGGGGTAGAAGAAGGGCTCTTTCCAAGCTATATGAGCCTTACAGAGGGAGACGATAAATTAGAGGAAGAAAGAAGATTATGTTATGTGGGCATTACAAGAGCCAGAGAAAAACTATATATTCTTCACGCAGAACAGCGAACACTTTTTGGACGTACACAGTACAGTTTACCTTCTAGATTTATCAGAGAACTTGGAAGAGGAGAATCAAGACTGCAAAAATCTCAGGAAGACTCCAAAAGTCTTAGAACCTTTGAGACAAAGTCTGCAAATGAGAAAAAAACGTTTGTTACTAAAGAAATACCTAAGCCTACTATGCCGTCTTTTAGGAGTAAAGGACCTATAGGCCATAATCTAGGACATGCACCTTCTAAAATAGAAAATTTACCTCAGCCCATTTTAGATTTTACGGAAGGTGATATTGTAAAGCATAAGATGTTTGGGCAAGGAACTATTAAACAAATTGACAAAATTAAAGATGATGTATTTGTGACAATTAGCTTTCAAAGTGGTGAAATAAGACAGTTAAGTACAAGGTTTGCTAAACTACAAAAGTTATAA
- a CDS encoding DsrE/DsrF/DrsH-like family protein produces MNKTYVIVGGVAGGASFAARLRRLDETCRIIMFERGKYISFANCGLPYYVGGTITDKNHLILQTPEEIQDKFNITIHIQTEVINILPDSKKVVAKNLMTDEVSEVAYDQLILSPGATPFVPDIMGLSDASNLFTLRTIPDSDNIKSFVKSQAAKTAVIIGGGFIGLEMAENLKDLGLQITIIEKANQLMSPLDFEMAAIIHHHLREHHVNILLESEITEVKDNGRRLMINHSKELTADIIILAIGVVSESELIKSIGGALGVRNTIKVNERFETSVKDIYAIGDAIEVTDFTTKTPTFIPLAWPANRQGRLLADILNGSDESYKGTCGSSIAKVFDLTIALTGANEKNLSKLHIPYTAIHTHPYNHAGYYPDAAMMSFKLLFNSQTGQILGAQGVGMSGTDKRIDVIATAMQLGALAPKLADLELCYAPPYSSAKDPVNMLGYIAENILDGKVKIISAKDVDTLLKQNHVILDIRETIEYELSHIPGSIHIPLGELRTRLDELPKDQTLITTCMVGLRGYVAARMLIQHGFNVLNLDGGLKSYELLTLGTSEDDIILDKGDAKMPEKQTASLNTLAKTIELDACGLQCPGPIMKVNDTLKTLQDGDIIKVSASDFGFKKDIEKWCGKTGNTFLDASFVNGRVSATIQKGTSLSACSDTLQQAIPPSTKEGTTLVVFSGDFDKVMASFIIANGAAAMGKKVTMFFTFWGLNVLRKSNSPKVNKAFIEKMFGAMMPKGARKLQLSKMNMGGMGSVMMKGVMTSKNVDSLETLIEKALAGGVHIVACTMSMDVMGIKQEELIDGIDFGGVASYLAETDDASLNLFV; encoded by the coding sequence ATGAATAAAACATATGTTATTGTCGGTGGTGTTGCTGGAGGTGCAAGCTTTGCAGCAAGACTTAGAAGATTAGATGAAACTTGCAGAATAATTATGTTTGAACGGGGCAAGTATATTTCTTTTGCTAATTGTGGATTGCCTTACTACGTAGGCGGTACAATTACAGATAAAAATCATTTAATTCTCCAAACCCCCGAGGAAATCCAAGATAAATTTAATATAACTATTCATATTCAAACGGAAGTAATAAATATCCTGCCAGATTCTAAAAAAGTAGTGGCTAAAAATTTAATGACTGACGAAGTATCAGAAGTTGCTTACGATCAACTCATTCTTTCTCCGGGGGCAACACCCTTTGTCCCAGACATTATGGGACTTTCAGATGCATCTAACCTTTTTACGCTGAGAACTATTCCTGATTCTGATAACATTAAATCTTTTGTTAAGTCTCAAGCTGCTAAAACTGCAGTTATTATTGGCGGAGGCTTTATCGGACTTGAAATGGCTGAAAACCTTAAGGACTTAGGGCTCCAGATAACGATTATTGAAAAAGCTAATCAGTTAATGAGTCCGCTTGATTTTGAGATGGCCGCTATTATCCATCACCACCTTAGAGAACACCATGTCAATATTCTTTTAGAGTCAGAAATTACTGAGGTTAAAGACAATGGCAGACGCCTTATGATTAACCATTCAAAAGAATTAACAGCTGATATTATTATTCTAGCTATTGGTGTCGTATCGGAAAGCGAACTTATAAAAAGTATCGGAGGCGCGCTTGGCGTAAGAAATACGATTAAGGTTAATGAGCGTTTTGAAACAAGTGTTAAAGATATTTATGCCATAGGTGATGCTATAGAGGTCACAGATTTTACAACTAAGACACCTACTTTTATTCCGCTCGCTTGGCCTGCCAACAGACAAGGCAGGCTGCTTGCAGATATTTTAAACGGAAGTGATGAAAGCTATAAAGGTACTTGCGGTAGCAGTATTGCTAAAGTATTTGATCTTACTATCGCTCTGACGGGTGCTAATGAAAAAAATCTTTCTAAACTGCACATACCTTATACAGCTATTCATACTCATCCCTACAATCATGCCGGTTATTATCCTGATGCTGCTATGATGAGCTTTAAATTACTATTTAACAGTCAAACTGGTCAAATACTTGGCGCACAAGGTGTTGGTATGAGTGGCACTGATAAACGTATTGATGTAATCGCCACAGCTATGCAGCTTGGTGCTCTGGCTCCTAAGCTTGCTGATTTAGAGCTTTGCTATGCACCTCCCTATTCTTCTGCAAAAGACCCAGTTAATATGTTAGGTTATATCGCTGAAAATATTCTAGACGGTAAAGTTAAAATTATATCCGCAAAAGATGTAGATACACTCTTAAAACAAAATCATGTAATATTGGATATCCGTGAAACTATTGAATATGAACTCTCTCACATTCCAGGCAGTATCCATATCCCTCTTGGAGAGCTCCGCACACGACTTGATGAACTGCCTAAAGATCAAACACTTATTACCACGTGTATGGTAGGCCTTCGTGGTTATGTAGCTGCCCGTATGCTTATACAGCACGGCTTTAATGTCCTTAATTTAGATGGCGGACTCAAAAGTTATGAACTTTTAACCTTAGGTACTAGTGAAGATGATATTATTTTAGATAAAGGAGATGCTAAAATGCCTGAAAAACAAACTGCTTCCCTTAATACCTTAGCTAAAACTATTGAACTTGATGCCTGTGGTCTTCAGTGCCCAGGCCCTATTATGAAAGTAAATGATACCTTAAAAACACTCCAAGACGGCGATATTATTAAAGTGAGTGCAAGTGACTTTGGTTTTAAAAAAGATATAGAAAAATGGTGTGGCAAAACAGGCAATACCTTTTTAGATGCTTCATTTGTAAATGGCAGAGTATCGGCCACTATTCAAAAAGGTACAAGTCTCTCTGCGTGCAGCGATACACTACAGCAAGCTATTCCACCGTCCACCAAAGAAGGTACTACTTTAGTTGTCTTCAGCGGCGATTTTGATAAGGTTATGGCAAGCTTTATCATTGCTAATGGGGCTGCTGCAATGGGCAAAAAGGTAACTATGTTCTTTACGTTCTGGGGACTTAATGTGCTTAGAAAATCAAATTCTCCAAAGGTTAATAAAGCCTTTATCGAAAAAATGTTTGGTGCGATGATGCCAAAAGGGGCCAGAAAACTTCAGCTTTCTAAAATGAATATGGGGGGAATGGGATCTGTAATGATGAAGGGGGTTATGACCAGTAAAAATGTTGACTCACTCGAAACACTTATTGAAAAAGCTTTAGCTGGGGGTGTCCATATTGTTGCTTGTACGATGAGTATGGATGTTATGGGGATCAAGCAAGAAGAACTTATAGACGGCATAGACTTTGGAGGCGTAGCTTCCTACCTTGCTGAAACAGATGATGCCAGCCTTAATCTGTTTGTATAA
- a CDS encoding YitT family protein has product MNDHLFNIKRILSIIFGTLLISIAINGIFVPNKLLSGGVTGIAILFHFIFNFKVSLVVLILNIPLFIIGSFFLKKTYLSYSVFGMIMLSLWLELTSSLIIHTNNILSILVIGGFLYGAGIGIIFKSDGSTGGIDIIAKIVNKYFSINMATVTFFINNFIILLSIFLFGVDIAVTTISTMFIGSRITNFVVDGINHKRTLFIITDSEHYEAISNHIIQNVHRGVTVIPAIGAYTTRPKYILYTTVGLREVAKVKQLILKHDPNAFMTVSETAQVIGKGKGFLHLDTD; this is encoded by the coding sequence ATGAACGATCATTTATTTAATATAAAACGCATACTAAGTATTATCTTCGGAACTTTATTAATAAGCATTGCTATTAATGGCATATTTGTCCCTAACAAACTCCTTAGCGGTGGCGTTACCGGTATTGCAATTCTCTTTCATTTTATTTTTAATTTTAAAGTAAGTCTTGTTGTACTTATTTTAAATATTCCTCTTTTTATAATAGGCTCATTTTTTTTAAAAAAAACTTATCTGAGCTATAGCGTATTTGGCATGATTATGTTGTCTTTGTGGCTCGAGCTTACAAGTTCTCTTATCATTCACACAAACAATATTCTTTCAATTCTTGTAATAGGTGGTTTCTTGTATGGAGCTGGTATAGGCATTATCTTTAAGTCAGATGGTTCTACTGGCGGCATAGATATTATTGCTAAAATAGTCAATAAATATTTTTCTATTAATATGGCTACAGTTACTTTTTTTATCAATAATTTTATTATTCTCTTATCCATCTTTTTATTCGGTGTTGATATTGCAGTAACGACCATCAGCACGATGTTCATAGGGAGTAGAATAACGAACTTTGTAGTAGACGGTATCAATCATAAACGTACTCTGTTTATTATTACGGACAGTGAACATTATGAAGCCATTTCAAATCATATTATTCAAAATGTACACCGTGGTGTCACTGTTATCCCTGCTATAGGGGCTTATACAACGCGGCCTAAATATATATTATATACTACTGTTGGACTTCGAGAAGTGGCCAAAGTTAAACAGCTTATACTAAAACACGATCCTAATGCTTTTATGACTGTTTCTGAAACAGCTCAAGTTATTGGCAAAGGCAAAGGATTTTTGCATCTAGACACTGATTAA
- the trpS gene encoding tryptophan--tRNA ligase, with product MSEQKKVIFSGMQPSGVITLGNYLGALKNWTNLQDEYNCLYCIVDMHAITVRQDPAVLRKNSRDLLMLYIAAGLDPEKNVIYMQSHVSGHAELAWILNCFTYMGELNRMTQFKDKSQKHSDNVNVGLFAYPALMAADILLYQTDLVPVGVDQKQHLELARDIAIRFNNTHGDTFKVPEPYISKVGAKIMSLQDPTKKMSKSDEDTNASVSILDDPDTIVRKFKRAVTDSDTVVRFDPENKPGVSNLMTIYSVATGMTMQQIETEFEGQGYGSFKLKVAEAVVEELRPLQDKFKQLAKDKTYIDTIIKKNAETANYLAAKTLRKVQKKVGFVPISR from the coding sequence ATGAGTGAGCAAAAAAAGGTCATTTTTAGCGGTATGCAGCCGTCAGGGGTTATTACATTAGGCAATTATCTTGGGGCGCTAAAAAATTGGACAAACCTTCAAGATGAATATAATTGTTTGTATTGTATAGTAGATATGCATGCTATAACTGTAAGACAAGATCCTGCTGTCCTTAGAAAGAATTCAAGAGACTTACTAATGCTTTATATAGCAGCAGGTTTAGATCCAGAAAAAAATGTTATTTATATGCAGTCACATGTTTCAGGACATGCAGAACTCGCATGGATTTTAAACTGTTTTACTTATATGGGAGAGCTTAACCGTATGACACAGTTTAAAGATAAGTCTCAAAAGCATAGTGATAATGTAAATGTAGGTTTGTTTGCTTATCCAGCATTAATGGCAGCAGATATTTTATTATATCAAACGGATTTAGTTCCAGTAGGAGTAGATCAAAAGCAGCATTTAGAACTAGCCCGGGATATAGCCATACGTTTTAATAATACGCATGGAGATACTTTTAAGGTACCAGAGCCTTATATTTCAAAGGTAGGCGCTAAGATTATGAGTCTTCAGGATCCAACTAAAAAAATGTCTAAATCAGATGAAGATACCAATGCTTCAGTTTCTATTTTAGATGATCCTGATACTATTGTGCGTAAATTTAAACGAGCTGTTACAGATTCAGATACCGTAGTACGTTTTGACCCTGAGAATAAACCAGGAGTAAGCAATCTAATGACAATTTACAGCGTTGCAACGGGAATGACAATGCAGCAGATAGAGACAGAATTTGAAGGCCAAGGATATGGTAGCTTTAAACTTAAAGTTGCAGAAGCAGTGGTAGAAGAACTTAGGCCGCTTCAAGATAAATTCAAGCAGCTTGCTAAAGATAAGACTTATATAGATACGATTATTAAGAAAAATGCAGAAACAGCTAATTATTTAGCTGCAAAAACCCTAAGAAAAGTACAGAAAAAGGTTGGATTTGTACCCATTAGCAGATAA
- a CDS encoding S-ribosylhomocysteine lyase, whose protein sequence is MKKIASFNVNHLDLLPGIYVSRIDYIEEMPLTTYDLRMKAPNLEPVMNTAEIHAIEHIGATFLRNHSVFEKDVIYFGPMGCRTGFYLILKGSRSSSEIVPLITELFDFVAKFDGDIPGASARDCGNYLDLNLPMAVFEAKKYLENTLLKLTDKNLNYPE, encoded by the coding sequence ATGAAAAAAATAGCAAGCTTTAATGTTAATCATTTAGATTTATTGCCAGGCATTTATGTGTCTAGGATTGATTATATAGAAGAAATGCCACTAACAACTTATGATCTGCGTATGAAGGCCCCTAATCTAGAACCTGTTATGAATACAGCAGAAATCCATGCTATTGAGCATATTGGTGCTACATTTTTACGTAATCATTCGGTATTTGAAAAAGATGTTATTTATTTTGGACCTATGGGATGCAGAACAGGTTTTTACCTGATCTTAAAAGGCAGCCGTTCTTCTAGCGAAATCGTACCCCTTATTACTGAGTTATTTGACTTTGTTGCTAAATTTGATGGGGATATTCCAGGCGCTAGTGCAAGAGATTGTGGTAATTACTTGGATCTAAACTTACCTATGGCTGTTTTTGAAGCTAAAAAATATTTAGAAAATACCCTTTTAAAACTTACTGATAAAAATCTCAATTATCCCGAATAA